A single window of Archangium gephyra DNA harbors:
- a CDS encoding sensor histidine kinase — translation MNPSDLPAVLYVDDDALNLRVFEANFGSKFRIFRCSTPAEALTLLEQKRSEIGVILSDQRMPQMTGVELLERARTLAPDAKRMLVTAYSDMQAVIDAVNRGQVSRYFVKPWDRAEVLAALEDGLKIARLELRIREVEGRMMKAERLATLGQVTAGIAHELMGPVGYLSQNVASLRRDLECVVQYASKHLATDASPEVASVLEDLPSLLQDLATGADHLRGVALGLRAQARGEDMEVSADVAEVVSFAVKLARAEVRDRARITTMGEPVKVSFGPVKLTQVLLNLIVNAAQAMEGTGRPGRIEVRWTSREQNVVLTVADNGCGISQELQEKVFQPLFTTKPVGIGTGLGLSICKELVTQAGGGVRLSSKQGEGTEVELTLQRAQLP, via the coding sequence ATGAACCCGTCTGACCTGCCCGCCGTCCTCTATGTCGACGACGACGCGCTCAACCTGAGGGTGTTCGAGGCGAACTTCGGCTCGAAGTTCCGCATCTTCCGCTGCTCGACGCCGGCCGAGGCGTTGACGCTGCTGGAGCAGAAGCGCAGCGAGATCGGCGTCATCCTGTCGGACCAGCGCATGCCGCAGATGACGGGCGTGGAGCTGCTGGAGCGCGCGCGCACGCTGGCGCCGGACGCCAAGCGCATGCTCGTCACCGCGTACTCGGACATGCAGGCCGTCATCGACGCGGTGAACCGCGGCCAGGTGAGCCGCTACTTCGTCAAGCCGTGGGATCGCGCCGAGGTGCTGGCCGCGCTCGAGGACGGCCTGAAGATCGCCCGGCTGGAGCTGCGCATCCGCGAGGTGGAAGGGCGGATGATGAAGGCCGAGCGTCTGGCCACGTTGGGCCAGGTGACGGCCGGCATCGCGCACGAGCTGATGGGCCCGGTGGGCTACCTGTCGCAGAACGTGGCCTCGCTGCGGCGGGATCTGGAGTGCGTGGTGCAGTACGCCTCCAAGCACCTGGCGACGGATGCCTCGCCCGAGGTGGCGAGCGTGCTGGAGGATCTCCCCTCGCTCCTGCAGGACCTGGCCACGGGCGCGGACCACCTGCGCGGGGTGGCGCTGGGCCTGAGGGCGCAGGCGCGCGGCGAGGACATGGAGGTCTCGGCGGATGTGGCCGAGGTGGTGTCCTTCGCGGTGAAGCTGGCGCGCGCCGAGGTGCGAGACCGGGCCCGCATCACCACCATGGGCGAGCCGGTGAAGGTGTCGTTCGGCCCGGTGAAGCTGACCCAGGTGCTGCTCAACCTCATCGTCAACGCCGCGCAGGCCATGGAGGGCACGGGCCGGCCGGGCCGCATCGAGGTGCGGTGGACGTCGCGTGAGCAGAACGTGGTGCTCACCGTGGCGGACAACGGCTGCGGCATCTCGCAGGAGCTGCAGGAGAAGGTCTTCCAGCCGCTCTTCACCACCAAGCCGGTGGGCATTGGCACGGGCCTGGGCCTGTCCATCTGCAAGGAGTTGGTGACGCAGGCGGGCGGCGGGGTGCGGCTGTCGTCGAAGCAGGGCGAGGGCACCGAGGTGGAGCTCACGCTCCAGCGAGCCCAGCTCCCCTGA
- a CDS encoding pyruvate dehydrogenase complex dihydrolipoamide acetyltransferase: protein MATPIQMPSLSPTMKEGKIVKWLKKEGDKVSSGEAIAECETDKSNLEIEAYDDGYLLKIVVPEGEMATVGAPIAFLGAKGEKVDGGGGAKAAAPAAPKAEAPKPAAAPAPAAPAPAAQPAAAGGGGDGIPVVMPALSPTMTEGKLVKWLKKEGDKVSSGQAIAEVETDKSNLEVEAYDDGVLARIVVQEGQMAKVGAPIAFLAGKGGAKAAAPAQAPAPAAPKAATPAPAQAPAPAPKAAAPVSTPGGRVRASPLAKRMARDRGLDLSQVQGSGPLGRIVKSDIEKALTQAPAAAAAKAPAAAAAAPGVRPEPKSVPVTTMRKVIAQRMAEVKPGVPHFYLSVDVEMDAALKIREEAKALESKVSVNDIIVKASAMALRRYPKMNVSLHGDTILHFETVDVGIAVAIEDGLITPIIRDADKKGLSAISAEARDLAERARKRGLKPHEYTGGSLTVSNLGMYGIDSFIAVINPPQAAILAVGSVSDKVVVRDGQMVVRKLMTVTLSGDHRVIDGAIGAEYLRELKALLEHPMRLLF from the coding sequence ATGGCCACGCCCATCCAGATGCCCTCCCTCTCTCCGACGATGAAGGAGGGCAAGATCGTCAAGTGGCTCAAGAAAGAGGGCGACAAGGTCTCCTCCGGCGAGGCGATCGCCGAGTGCGAGACCGACAAGTCGAACCTCGAGATTGAAGCCTACGACGACGGGTATCTCCTGAAGATCGTCGTCCCCGAGGGGGAGATGGCCACCGTGGGTGCGCCCATCGCCTTCCTCGGTGCCAAGGGCGAGAAGGTGGACGGCGGCGGCGGAGCCAAGGCCGCCGCGCCCGCCGCTCCCAAGGCCGAGGCCCCCAAGCCGGCCGCCGCGCCCGCTCCCGCCGCTCCGGCTCCCGCCGCACAGCCCGCCGCCGCCGGTGGTGGAGGCGATGGCATCCCCGTGGTGATGCCCGCGCTCTCCCCGACCATGACGGAGGGCAAGCTCGTCAAGTGGCTGAAGAAGGAGGGGGACAAGGTCTCCTCCGGCCAGGCCATCGCCGAGGTGGAGACGGACAAGTCCAACCTCGAGGTGGAGGCCTACGACGACGGGGTGCTCGCCCGCATCGTGGTGCAGGAGGGCCAGATGGCCAAGGTGGGCGCGCCCATCGCGTTCCTGGCCGGGAAGGGTGGCGCCAAGGCCGCCGCTCCCGCTCAGGCTCCAGCGCCCGCCGCTCCCAAGGCCGCCACTCCGGCGCCTGCCCAGGCTCCGGCGCCCGCGCCCAAGGCCGCCGCTCCGGTGTCCACGCCGGGAGGCCGGGTGCGTGCCAGCCCGCTGGCGAAGCGCATGGCCCGCGATCGCGGTCTGGACCTCTCCCAGGTCCAGGGCTCCGGTCCGCTCGGCCGCATCGTGAAGAGCGACATCGAGAAGGCGCTCACCCAGGCTCCCGCAGCGGCCGCCGCCAAGGCTCCCGCCGCCGCGGCTGCTGCCCCGGGCGTGCGTCCCGAGCCGAAGTCGGTGCCCGTCACCACCATGCGCAAGGTCATCGCCCAGCGCATGGCCGAGGTGAAGCCCGGCGTTCCGCACTTCTACCTCTCGGTGGACGTGGAGATGGACGCCGCGCTGAAGATCCGCGAGGAGGCCAAGGCGCTCGAGTCCAAGGTCTCCGTCAACGACATCATCGTGAAGGCGTCGGCGATGGCGCTGCGCCGCTACCCGAAGATGAACGTGTCGCTGCACGGTGACACCATCCTGCACTTCGAGACGGTGGACGTCGGCATCGCGGTGGCCATCGAGGACGGCCTCATCACCCCCATCATCCGCGACGCGGACAAGAAGGGGCTGTCGGCCATCTCCGCCGAGGCGCGTGACCTGGCCGAGCGGGCCCGCAAGCGCGGCCTCAAGCCGCACGAGTACACGGGTGGCTCGCTGACGGTGTCCAACCTGGGCATGTACGGCATCGACTCGTTCATCGCCGTCATCAACCCGCCCCAGGCGGCCATCCTCGCGGTGGGCTCCGTCTCGGACAAGGTGGTGGTGCGCGACGGGCAGATGGTGGTTCGCAAGTTGATGACGGTGACGCTCTCGGGCGACCACCGCGTCATCGACGGGGCCATCGGCGCCGAGTACCTGCGGGAGCTCAAGGCGCTGCTCGAGCACCCCATGCGGCTGCTGTTCTAG
- the pdhA gene encoding pyruvate dehydrogenase (acetyl-transferring) E1 component subunit alpha: MASKYSKDLLLTMYRKMYLMRRFEERAGQQYGLGKIAGFCHLYIGQEAVAAGVEEAIRPDDYMLSGYRDHAQPLARGSDPGMVMAELFGRTGGYSKGKGGSMHIFDIENHFYGGYGIVGAQIGLAAGMAFASRYRNEDRITVCYFGDAAANQGIFHETLNMAVKWKLPVLYICENNRYGMGTAIARTSAVPEIHKRGEGFGMRHEAVDGMDVLKMYEAVKDAAAYIRAGNGPVLMEANTYRFRGHSMADPATYRTKQEVEDERKNDPIPRLKDYAIKQKLAKEEEFDAIEEEVKAQVDAAVKFADESPEPDLAELWKDTIVEEGEEDVRPRERVLGQKVTKWPKYPSGQELKVTWDLEPREQADKADKAAGLKR; this comes from the coding sequence GTGGCCAGCAAGTACTCGAAGGACCTGCTGTTGACGATGTACCGGAAGATGTACCTGATGCGCCGCTTCGAGGAGCGGGCGGGCCAGCAGTACGGCCTCGGGAAGATCGCCGGTTTCTGTCACCTGTACATCGGCCAGGAGGCGGTGGCGGCCGGTGTCGAGGAGGCCATCCGTCCGGATGACTACATGTTGTCGGGTTACCGCGACCACGCCCAGCCGCTGGCGCGTGGCTCGGACCCGGGCATGGTCATGGCGGAGCTCTTCGGCCGCACCGGCGGCTACAGCAAGGGCAAGGGCGGCTCGATGCACATCTTCGACATCGAGAACCACTTCTACGGCGGCTACGGCATCGTCGGCGCGCAGATTGGCCTGGCCGCGGGCATGGCCTTCGCCAGCCGCTACCGCAACGAGGACCGCATCACCGTGTGCTACTTCGGTGACGCCGCGGCCAACCAGGGCATCTTCCACGAGACGCTCAACATGGCCGTGAAGTGGAAGCTGCCGGTGCTCTACATCTGCGAGAACAACCGCTACGGCATGGGCACGGCCATCGCGCGCACCTCGGCGGTGCCGGAGATCCACAAGCGCGGCGAGGGCTTCGGCATGCGCCACGAGGCCGTGGACGGCATGGACGTGCTGAAGATGTACGAGGCGGTGAAGGACGCGGCCGCGTACATCCGCGCCGGCAATGGCCCGGTGCTGATGGAGGCCAACACCTACCGCTTCCGTGGCCACTCCATGGCCGACCCCGCCACCTACCGCACCAAGCAGGAGGTGGAGGACGAGCGCAAGAACGACCCCATCCCGCGCCTCAAGGACTACGCCATCAAGCAGAAGCTGGCGAAGGAAGAGGAGTTCGACGCCATCGAGGAAGAGGTCAAGGCGCAGGTGGACGCGGCGGTGAAGTTCGCCGACGAGTCGCCCGAGCCGGACCTGGCCGAGCTGTGGAAGGACACCATCGTGGAGGAGGGCGAGGAGGACGTGCGCCCCCGCGAGCGCGTGCTGGGCCAGAAGGTGACGAAGTGGCCCAAGTACCCGTCCGGCCAGGAGCTGAAGGTGACGTGGGATCTCGAGCCCCGCGAGCAGGCCGACAAGGCGGACAAGGCGGCTGGCCTCAAGCGCTAG
- a CDS encoding cation:proton antiporter codes for MIIGVSRLIGRGARWLDQPLVIAEVVAGIVLGPSLLGWLAPGAMEWLFPASSMSVLKMLSQVGLILFMFLIGLELDPKLLKGRGHASVVISHTSILVPFGLGAGAALWLYPRLSEPSVPFSSFVLFMGVAMSITAFPVLARILTERRLLSSRVGAMTITCAAVDDVTAWCLLAFVVSIVRASDLMHAGLTTLLAMLYIAFMLVVVRPFLARLGARVANKEGLNQNGVALTLMMLLASAWATELIGIHALFGAFMMGAVIPKEGGLAQALAEKLEDVAVVLLLPLFFAFSGLRTQIGLLSTSDHWVMCGLIILLACVGKFGGSAVAARLTGMRWREAGALGILMNTRGLMELIVLNIGLDLGVISPTLFTMMVVMALVTTFMTTPLLRWIYPPEEMAKDQVSATPVVEPVEEPPYTVMMCVSHGQSGAGMVTLGRALTGAPQEPSQLYALHLIRPTERASFHLRHDPEKASGDSLAPLIGRASGLGLQVRPLSFVSTEPGPDICRTAEAKQADLILLGWHKPLFSRTLLGGTVHEVMQAASTGVAVLVDRGLENVRRVLVPFIGSTHDRAALGLARRLLQHASAEITLLHVTQSDGTHGHRGARPLVDELFPEGSGSVNFKVVSHESPEEAALEEARRGYDLVVVGVGSEWGLEDSLFGLHRQRLIGDAPTSLLVVRHPAPAPAAEATPEPEAARALTAGNAVS; via the coding sequence GTGATCATTGGAGTTTCCCGGCTCATCGGGCGGGGGGCGCGGTGGCTGGACCAGCCGCTGGTCATCGCCGAGGTGGTCGCGGGCATCGTGCTGGGCCCCTCCCTGCTGGGATGGCTGGCCCCGGGGGCCATGGAGTGGCTGTTCCCCGCCAGTTCCATGTCGGTGCTGAAGATGCTGAGCCAGGTGGGGCTCATCCTCTTCATGTTCCTCATCGGGCTGGAACTGGATCCGAAGCTGCTCAAGGGCCGGGGCCATGCCTCGGTGGTCATCAGCCACACCAGCATCCTCGTGCCCTTCGGACTGGGCGCGGGGGCGGCGCTGTGGCTCTACCCGCGGCTGAGCGAGCCGTCGGTGCCGTTCTCCTCGTTCGTGCTCTTCATGGGCGTGGCCATGAGCATCACCGCCTTCCCGGTGCTGGCGCGCATCCTCACCGAGCGGCGGCTGCTGAGCTCCCGGGTGGGAGCCATGACCATCACCTGCGCGGCGGTGGATGACGTGACGGCGTGGTGCCTGCTGGCCTTCGTCGTCTCCATCGTGCGCGCCTCGGATCTGATGCACGCGGGGCTCACCACGCTGCTCGCGATGCTCTACATCGCCTTCATGCTGGTGGTGGTGCGGCCCTTCCTGGCGCGGCTGGGCGCGCGCGTGGCGAACAAGGAGGGGCTCAACCAGAACGGCGTGGCCCTGACGCTGATGATGTTGCTGGCGTCCGCGTGGGCCACGGAGCTCATTGGCATCCACGCCCTCTTCGGCGCCTTCATGATGGGCGCGGTCATCCCCAAGGAGGGCGGACTGGCCCAGGCGCTGGCCGAGAAGCTGGAGGACGTGGCCGTGGTGCTCTTGCTGCCCCTCTTCTTCGCCTTCAGCGGCCTGCGCACGCAGATCGGCCTGCTGTCCACGAGCGACCACTGGGTGATGTGCGGCCTCATCATCCTCCTGGCCTGCGTGGGCAAGTTCGGCGGCAGCGCGGTGGCGGCGCGCCTCACCGGCATGCGCTGGCGCGAGGCCGGGGCGCTCGGCATCCTCATGAATACCCGCGGGTTGATGGAGCTCATCGTGCTCAACATCGGCCTGGACCTGGGCGTCATCTCCCCCACCCTCTTCACCATGATGGTGGTGATGGCGTTGGTGACCACCTTCATGACGACGCCGCTGCTGCGGTGGATCTACCCCCCCGAGGAGATGGCCAAGGACCAGGTGTCCGCCACCCCGGTGGTGGAGCCCGTGGAGGAACCGCCCTACACCGTGATGATGTGCGTGTCCCATGGCCAGAGCGGTGCCGGCATGGTGACGCTGGGGCGCGCGCTCACCGGTGCCCCCCAGGAGCCCTCGCAGCTCTACGCCCTGCACCTCATCCGCCCCACCGAGCGGGCCTCCTTCCACCTGCGGCACGACCCCGAGAAGGCCAGCGGCGACAGCCTGGCGCCACTGATCGGGCGCGCCAGCGGACTGGGTCTACAGGTGCGCCCGCTCTCCTTCGTCTCCACCGAGCCCGGACCGGACATCTGCCGCACCGCCGAGGCCAAGCAGGCCGATCTCATCCTGCTCGGCTGGCACAAGCCGCTCTTCAGCCGCACCCTGCTGGGCGGCACCGTGCACGAGGTGATGCAGGCGGCGAGCACCGGCGTGGCCGTGCTGGTGGACCGGGGCCTGGAGAACGTGCGACGGGTGCTGGTGCCCTTCATCGGCAGCACGCATGACCGGGCGGCGCTCGGGCTGGCCCGGCGGCTGCTCCAGCACGCCTCCGCCGAGATCACCCTCCTGCACGTCACCCAGTCCGACGGCACACACGGGCACAGGGGTGCACGCCCTCTCGTCGACGAGCTCTTCCCGGAGGGTTCCGGGAGCGTGAATTTCAAGGTGGTGTCGCACGAGTCGCCCGAGGAAGCAGCCCTCGAGGAGGCGCGGCGCGGGTATGACCTGGTGGTGGTGGGCGTGGGCTCCGAGTGGGGTCTGGAGGACAGCCTCTTCGGCCTGCACCGCCAGCGGCTGATCGGCGACGCGCCCACCTCGCTGCTGGTCGTGCGGCACCCCGCGCCAGCGCCCGCCGCCGAAGCCACCCCCGAGCCGGAGGCGGCCAGAGCACTCACCGCCGGCAACGCGGTGTCCTGA
- a CDS encoding helix-turn-helix domain-containing protein — protein MHLGATIRLLRVDAGLSLRDLARRIGVSSAYLSRVENGLDAVPTPERLAAIARELDVPPTLLMDAAHRVSPFVAHYLEQVPGASMLFLELARRNLSGPQLARVREFLDTEFPVRASGQETPIPALASLLAPERMVLRLTCTALEDALDVAAGRLAAACPGVSALRLVTELKRREAEASSMVGGGVVVPHAFIEHTTPLAALVTLAKPLTAETPDRVPLQLLVVLVGGERGRAHLMRLAHVARLASHGLAERLANEDQPQQVLAHLTELEALR, from the coding sequence ATGCACCTGGGAGCGACCATCCGACTGCTGCGAGTGGACGCGGGGCTGAGCCTGCGTGACCTCGCCCGTCGTATTGGCGTGTCCAGTGCCTACCTCAGCCGCGTGGAGAACGGCCTGGACGCGGTGCCCACGCCGGAGCGGTTGGCCGCCATCGCTCGCGAGCTGGACGTGCCCCCCACGCTGTTGATGGACGCGGCGCACCGGGTGAGCCCCTTCGTGGCCCACTACCTGGAGCAGGTGCCGGGGGCCAGCATGCTCTTCCTGGAGCTGGCGCGCCGCAATCTCTCGGGCCCGCAGCTCGCCCGTGTGCGCGAGTTCCTCGACACGGAGTTCCCCGTGCGCGCCTCCGGGCAGGAGACACCCATCCCCGCGCTGGCCTCGCTCCTGGCCCCGGAGCGGATGGTGTTGCGCCTCACCTGCACCGCGCTGGAGGACGCGCTGGATGTGGCCGCGGGGCGGCTCGCGGCGGCCTGTCCCGGGGTGAGCGCGCTCCGGCTGGTGACGGAGCTGAAGCGGCGCGAGGCGGAGGCCTCCAGCATGGTGGGCGGCGGGGTCGTCGTTCCCCATGCCTTCATCGAGCACACCACGCCCCTGGCCGCCCTGGTGACCCTGGCGAAGCCCCTCACGGCCGAGACGCCGGATCGCGTGCCCCTCCAGTTGCTGGTGGTGCTCGTGGGCGGGGAGCGGGGGCGTGCGCACCTGATGCGGCTGGCCCATGTGGCGCGGCTGGCCAGTCATGGCCTGGCGGAGCGGCTCGCCAACGAGGACCAGCCCCAGCAGGTGCTGGCCCACCTCACGGAGCTGGAAGCCCTGCGCTGA
- a CDS encoding DUF2795 domain-containing protein, with translation MKELETRMGTPSPLAQPLHQSLLGAVFPLSVDQLVLLARENEAPSLIVSLLGSLPARRFDSLEAIQQTLESQAGAGEEATEAPLAPMPSR, from the coding sequence ATGAAGGAACTGGAGACGCGCATGGGAACTCCCTCGCCGCTGGCCCAGCCCCTTCACCAGTCCCTGCTCGGGGCCGTGTTCCCCCTGTCCGTGGACCAGCTCGTGCTGCTCGCCCGGGAGAACGAGGCTCCCTCGCTCATCGTCTCCCTGCTGGGCAGCCTGCCGGCGCGGCGCTTCGACTCCCTGGAGGCCATCCAGCAGACGCTGGAGTCCCAGGCGGGCGCGGGCGAGGAGGCCACCGAGGCCCCGCTCGCTCCCATGCCCTCGCGCTGA
- a CDS encoding pyruvate dehydrogenase complex E1 component subunit beta, whose amino-acid sequence MAELMYREALNQALAEEMERDANVFLIGEEVGRYQGAFKVSQGLLDKFGSARIIDAPISELGFTGLGVGAAMVGLRPVVEMMTWNFAILAMDQIVNNAAKLRHMSGGQLRCPIVFRGPGGAGGRLSSQHSQALEANYAHFPGLKVIAPATPADAKGLLKSAIRDENPVIMIEGERLYALKGEVPEGEHIVPIGKADVKREGKDVSLITWSRMYYFCEEAAKQLEAEGISVEILDLRTLRPLDEEAILATVRKTNRAVVVEEGWPLAGVGAQVVDIIQSKAFDDLDAPVVRVTGLDVNMSYAANLENAIQPDAPKIIAAVKKVLYREGA is encoded by the coding sequence ATGGCCGAGTTGATGTACCGCGAGGCGCTGAACCAGGCGCTCGCCGAGGAGATGGAGCGCGACGCCAACGTGTTCCTCATTGGTGAGGAAGTGGGTCGCTACCAGGGCGCCTTCAAGGTGTCCCAGGGCCTGCTGGACAAGTTCGGGAGCGCGCGCATCATCGACGCGCCCATCTCCGAGCTGGGCTTCACCGGCCTGGGTGTGGGCGCCGCCATGGTGGGCCTGCGTCCGGTGGTGGAGATGATGACGTGGAACTTCGCCATCCTGGCGATGGACCAGATCGTCAACAACGCGGCGAAGCTGCGGCACATGTCCGGTGGCCAGCTGCGCTGCCCCATCGTGTTCCGCGGCCCGGGTGGCGCGGGCGGCCGGCTCTCCAGCCAGCACAGCCAGGCGCTCGAGGCCAACTACGCCCACTTCCCGGGCCTGAAGGTGATTGCCCCCGCCACGCCGGCCGACGCCAAGGGCCTGCTCAAGTCGGCCATCCGCGACGAGAACCCCGTCATCATGATCGAGGGGGAGCGCCTCTACGCCCTCAAGGGCGAGGTGCCCGAGGGCGAGCACATCGTCCCCATCGGCAAGGCGGACGTGAAGCGCGAGGGCAAGGACGTCAGCCTCATCACCTGGTCGCGCATGTATTACTTCTGCGAGGAGGCCGCGAAGCAGCTGGAGGCCGAGGGCATCTCCGTGGAGATCCTCGACCTGCGCACGCTGCGGCCCCTGGACGAGGAAGCCATCCTCGCCACGGTGCGCAAGACGAACCGCGCCGTCGTCGTGGAAGAGGGCTGGCCCCTGGCCGGCGTCGGTGCGCAGGTGGTGGACATCATCCAGTCCAAGGCCTTCGACGACCTGGACGCGCCCGTCGTGCGCGTGACCGGCCTCGACGTGAACATGTCCTACGCGGCGAACCTGGAGAACGCGATCCAGCCGGACGCGCCCAAGATCATCGCGGCCGTGAAGAAGGTCCTCTACCGCGAGGGAGCCTGA
- a CDS encoding cation:proton antiporter, whose product MQAIAHNALSLLIVQLVVIIGLSRLIGNGARWLGQPLVIAEVLAGILLGPSMLGWLAPGVMGALFPADSMPVLRMLSQLGPILFMFLIGLELDPRVLRGQGRASLFISHTSILVPFALGALAALVLHPRLSEPSVPFSSFVLFMGAAMSVTAFAVLARILSEHGLLRSKVGMLALTCAAVDDVTAWCLLAFVVSLVRASDLMHAGLTTLLALLYIGFMLGLVRPFLARLGARVANKEGLTQNVVALTLMMLLASAWATERIGIHALFGAFLFGLIVPKQGGLAEALAEKLEDVVVVLILPVFFAYSGLRTQVGLLEGASDWALCGLILLVACVGKFGGTTLAARLTGMRWREAGALGILLNTRGLIELIVLNIGLDLGVISPKLFTMMVIMALVTALMTSPLLRWMYPPEEVARDRVPLIPFIAPVEQAPFTVLMCVSQGETGTGMAVLARALTGTAGESFQFYALHLVPPAALREQEPGRGDALSALVERASGLGLQVRPLSFVSAEPALDICRTAEAKQAELILLGGHKPLVGRTPPGGTVHEVMREAGTDVAVLVDRGLERVRRVLVPLGGGEDERAVLTLARRLMRSSGAEVTVLRVTVPGRDPGPARSRALVDELFPEESGRVQFKTVSHESPEKAALEEARHGYDLMVLGMEAGGRWEDREVPTSVLVLHEPARATVTLASVS is encoded by the coding sequence ATGCAAGCCATCGCTCACAACGCGCTCAGCCTGCTGATCGTGCAGCTGGTGGTGATCATCGGCCTGTCCCGGTTGATCGGGAACGGAGCGCGATGGCTGGGCCAGCCGCTGGTCATCGCCGAGGTGCTCGCGGGCATCCTGCTGGGCCCCTCGATGCTGGGGTGGCTGGCCCCGGGGGTGATGGGCGCGCTGTTCCCGGCGGACTCCATGCCGGTGTTGAGGATGCTGAGCCAGCTGGGGCCCATCCTCTTCATGTTCCTCATCGGGCTGGAGTTGGATCCGCGGGTGCTCCGGGGGCAGGGCCGGGCCTCGCTGTTCATCAGCCACACCAGCATCCTCGTCCCCTTCGCGCTCGGGGCGCTGGCGGCGCTGGTGCTCCATCCCCGGCTGTCCGAGCCGTCGGTGCCCTTCTCCTCCTTCGTGCTCTTCATGGGCGCGGCGATGAGCGTCACGGCCTTCGCGGTGCTGGCGCGCATCCTCTCCGAGCACGGGCTGTTGCGCTCGAAGGTGGGGATGCTCGCGCTCACCTGCGCGGCGGTGGATGACGTGACGGCGTGGTGCCTGCTGGCCTTCGTCGTCTCGCTCGTGCGTGCCTCGGACCTGATGCACGCGGGGCTCACCACGCTGCTCGCGCTGCTCTACATCGGCTTCATGCTGGGGCTGGTGCGGCCCTTCCTGGCGCGGCTCGGCGCGCGTGTGGCGAACAAGGAGGGCCTCACGCAGAACGTGGTGGCCCTCACCCTGATGATGTTGCTGGCGTCCGCGTGGGCCACGGAGCGCATCGGCATCCATGCTCTCTTCGGCGCCTTCCTCTTCGGCCTCATCGTCCCGAAGCAGGGCGGGTTGGCCGAGGCGTTGGCCGAGAAGCTGGAAGACGTGGTGGTGGTGCTGATCCTTCCCGTCTTCTTCGCCTACAGCGGGTTGCGGACCCAGGTGGGCCTGTTGGAAGGAGCCTCGGACTGGGCCCTGTGCGGCCTCATCCTCCTGGTGGCTTGCGTGGGCAAGTTCGGTGGCACCACCCTGGCGGCGCGCCTCACCGGCATGCGCTGGCGTGAGGCCGGGGCCCTGGGCATCCTGCTGAACACGCGCGGGCTGATCGAGCTCATCGTCCTCAACATCGGCCTGGACCTGGGGGTCATCTCCCCCAAGCTCTTCACCATGATGGTGATCATGGCGCTGGTGACCGCCCTCATGACGTCGCCACTGCTGCGGTGGATGTACCCGCCCGAGGAGGTGGCTCGGGATCGGGTGCCGCTCATTCCCTTCATTGCCCCGGTGGAGCAGGCGCCCTTCACCGTGTTGATGTGTGTGTCCCAGGGCGAGACCGGGACCGGCATGGCGGTGCTGGCGCGCGCGCTCACCGGTACCGCCGGCGAGTCCTTTCAATTCTACGCTCTGCACCTCGTCCCGCCCGCGGCCCTGCGCGAGCAGGAGCCCGGGAGGGGTGATGCCTTGTCCGCGCTGGTGGAGCGTGCCAGCGGCCTGGGCCTGCAGGTGCGTCCGCTCTCCTTCGTCTCCGCCGAGCCCGCGCTCGACATCTGCCGCACCGCCGAGGCCAAACAGGCCGAGCTCATCCTGCTCGGTGGGCACAAGCCGCTCGTCGGCCGCACGCCGCCGGGAGGCACCGTGCACGAGGTGATGCGGGAGGCGGGGACCGATGTGGCGGTGTTGGTGGACCGGGGTCTGGAGCGCGTGCGACGGGTGCTGGTTCCCCTCGGTGGCGGCGAGGATGAGCGGGCGGTGCTCACCCTGGCCCGTCGTCTGATGCGCTCCTCGGGAGCGGAGGTGACGGTGCTGCGGGTGACCGTGCCGGGGCGTGACCCGGGTCCGGCACGCTCCCGGGCGCTGGTGGACGAGCTGTTCCCGGAAGAGTCCGGGCGGGTGCAGTTCAAGACGGTGTCCCACGAGTCGCCCGAGAAGGCGGCCCTCGAGGAGGCGCGGCACGGGTATGATCTGATGGTGCTGGGCATGGAGGCCGGAGGGAGATGGGAGGACAGGGAGGTGCCCACTTCCGTGCTGGTGCTCCACGAGCCGGCTCGGGCCACCGTCACCCTCGCCTCCGTTTCCTGA